A window of Streptomyces broussonetiae genomic DNA:
AGTTCGTCGCCACCGGGGTGGTGAAGGTGACGTACTTGCCCGCCCCCTGCAGGGTCACGGCCTTGCGGTAGGAGGCTTCGTCGGCCAGCTGGCCCTGGGTGTAACTGGGGCCGATGACACCGCCGTTGGTGGCGGCGTTCTCCGCCTGGACCTCGACATAGGGCAGGGCGGCACCACTGCCGCCGGTGGCGGTCGCAGTGGTGGCGGTGGTGGTGGCGGCCGATGCCGAGGGCGCCGACAGGAGGACGCCCGTGGCGACCAGCAGTGCGCCGGTGCCACTCAGGGCGACCGCGCGTCTGAGTGTGTGGAGGAACTGGAACAAGGGTTGCTCCTTGGGGCCGAAGCCGTCGTGAGGCGTGCCGCCGCCGGGTGGGGTGCCCGAGGCCAGGTGCCCTGGGGCACGACGCAGCGCTTCGCCGGCCCTTTGCGGCCGGGCAAGGCGGATGGAGCAGGTGCGAACAGATGGAGCGGGAGGATCCGATCACAGGCGGCGGCGCGTGCAGCACCGTATTGGCTCCGACAGAGTCGAGCAATATTCGGACCAGATTTTGTTTCATGCTGACTTTTTCTCGTAAGATATGGATCTCCGGCGTTGTGAGCCTCCTTGTCGTCACTGTCCCGACGTCCTTGCTGCAAGTGCTGACGAATTTTTACGTCGAACTGTAAGTGGATTGCGGATCATGCCCTAGGCTTGAGCCATGACGCGACGACTTGCCGAGGTGGCCAGGAAAGTCGGGGTCAGTGAGGCGACGGTCAGCCGGGTGCTCAACGGCAAGCCCGGTGTCTCCGAGCAGACCCGCGAGGCCGTGCTGACCGCCCTGGACGTGCTCGGCTACGAGCGCCCGACCCAACTGCGGGGCGAGCGCTCGAGACTGGTCGGGCTGGTCCTGCCGGAGCTGCAGAACCCCATCTTCCCCGCCTTCGCCGAGGTGGTCGGCAGCGCACTGGCGCAGCAGGGCTTCACACCGGTGCTGTGCACGCAGACGGCGGGCGGTGTCTCCGAAGCCGACTACGTGGAACTGCTGCTCCAGCAGCAGGTCTCGGGCGTGATCTTCTTCGGTGGCCTGTACGCCCAGGCCGAGTCCCCGCACGAGCACTACGAGCGGCTGTCCCGCCGTGGTCTGCCGACGGTGCTGATGAACGCCGCCATACCCGACCTGGACTTCCCGCAGGTCAGTTGCGACGACGCGGTCGCGGTGGAACAGGGCGCCGGGCACTTGCTGTCGCTGGGACACCGCCGGATCGGCCTGGTGCTCGGACCGC
This region includes:
- a CDS encoding LacI family DNA-binding transcriptional regulator, yielding MTRRLAEVARKVGVSEATVSRVLNGKPGVSEQTREAVLTALDVLGYERPTQLRGERSRLVGLVLPELQNPIFPAFAEVVGSALAQQGFTPVLCTQTAGGVSEADYVELLLQQQVSGVIFFGGLYAQAESPHEHYERLSRRGLPTVLMNAAIPDLDFPQVSCDDAVAVEQGAGHLLSLGHRRIGLVLGPPDHMPSRRKLAAARTVLDRAGLELEEEDVAHALFSLEGGQAAAARLLQRGVTGVICASDPLALGAVRAARRRRLDVPGDVSIIGYDDSSFMTCTDPPLTTIRQPIEAMGRAAVELLVGELAGAKVTHDELLFEPELVVRGSTGLARREPSR